One Parasedimentitalea psychrophila genomic region harbors:
- a CDS encoding CheB methylesterase domain-containing protein, which yields MESAYPGIQVLLANNLMTAYNQAEAVQPTFAFVEDGFTKLPEFEMMMAMFSALDTRWVSVMDSHSAAPARKSNPLLDRGSGIFELSKSDHPVQFVQYFDMMVKAPRRGEATSRASSNGGASAATNTTDKIILIGSSTGGVEALRSLLVGFPANCPPTVIVQHTGKNFGAGLVALLNRICAASVVGAEDSIQLKPGTVHIAAGQSQHLGLTPRKPHRTRLKDGPAISGHTPSVDALFSSAVPFAKNVVATILTGMGQDGAKGLLELRKAGATTFAQDEQSSVVYGMPRVAWQNGAAQKQVSLARMAGTLLQACKA from the coding sequence ATGGAATCTGCCTACCCCGGCATTCAAGTTCTTTTGGCCAACAACCTGATGACGGCCTACAATCAAGCCGAAGCAGTGCAGCCAACCTTTGCTTTCGTCGAAGATGGGTTCACCAAATTACCGGAATTTGAAATGATGATGGCGATGTTTTCGGCGCTGGACACCCGGTGGGTGTCAGTGATGGACAGCCATTCAGCTGCGCCCGCCCGGAAATCGAACCCACTGCTGGACCGCGGCTCCGGTATTTTTGAGCTCAGTAAATCCGACCATCCGGTTCAGTTCGTGCAGTATTTCGACATGATGGTAAAGGCGCCCCGCCGCGGTGAAGCCACCAGCCGTGCTTCGTCAAATGGCGGCGCATCTGCCGCAACCAACACAACGGATAAGATTATTCTGATCGGATCGTCCACTGGCGGAGTTGAGGCTCTGCGCAGCCTGTTGGTCGGCTTTCCCGCCAACTGCCCACCGACGGTGATTGTTCAGCACACAGGCAAAAATTTCGGAGCTGGCCTGGTGGCCCTGCTGAACCGCATCTGCGCCGCATCCGTGGTCGGGGCCGAGGACAGTATCCAGCTGAAACCAGGCACCGTACATATTGCAGCGGGTCAATCCCAGCACCTGGGTCTGACGCCGCGCAAACCGCATCGCACCCGCCTGAAAGACGGCCCCGCAATCTCTGGTCACACGCCATCAGTGGATGCCCTTTTCAGCTCGGCAGTGCCCTTTGCCAAGAATGTTGTTGCAACAATCTTAACAGGTATGGGGCAAGATGGCGCCAAGGGCCTGCTGGAGTTGCGCAAGGCCGGGGCAACCACATTTGCCCAAGACGAACAAAGCTCCGTTGTTTACGGCATGCCGCGCGTGGCCTGGCAGAACGGCGCGGCACAAAAACAGGTGTCATTGGCGCGTATGGCCGGGACACTTCTACAAGCCTGCAAGGCTTGA
- a CDS encoding response regulator, protein MKTKVLAIDDSRTIRNLLAACLEEAGFEYHSAVDGREGVDIYPDIAPDVVITDINMPNLDGFGVIEELRGEDINSKVPILVLTTESSADLKARARSAGATGWITKPFDDDSLIFALKRVTGAVA, encoded by the coding sequence ATGAAAACCAAAGTTCTTGCGATAGATGATTCCCGCACTATTCGGAATTTACTTGCAGCCTGCTTGGAAGAGGCCGGGTTTGAGTATCACAGCGCCGTAGACGGTCGCGAAGGGGTGGATATTTATCCAGATATTGCCCCGGATGTGGTGATCACTGATATCAACATGCCTAACCTGGATGGGTTCGGCGTGATCGAGGAGCTGCGCGGAGAGGACATCAACTCCAAGGTTCCGATCCTGGTGCTGACCACCGAGAGTTCTGCTGATCTGAAGGCGCGGGCGCGCTCTGCCGGTGCCACTGGCTGGATCACCAAGCCGTTTGACGACGACTCTCTGATCTTTGCACTTAAGCGTGTTACAGGGGCGGTTGCATAA
- a CDS encoding STAS domain-containing protein — protein sequence MTTKPQIHVLDLPNAFSELTPLISFLDGAGSQPIEVDCSKVAMLPSRCLQLLLGAEQQWRSEGLEFSVTNITEGCRRALSLMGVDANRFEDKDTA from the coding sequence ATGACGACCAAACCACAAATACATGTTTTGGATTTGCCAAATGCATTTTCTGAGCTGACACCGCTGATCTCGTTCCTAGATGGGGCCGGATCACAACCGATCGAGGTTGATTGCAGCAAGGTAGCAATGCTGCCGTCTCGTTGCCTGCAATTATTGCTTGGGGCGGAACAACAATGGCGATCCGAGGGATTAGAATTCTCGGTCACCAATATCACTGAAGGCTGCCGCCGGGCTCTATCCCTCATGGGGGTCGATGCAAACCGATTTGAAGATAAGGACACAGCATGA
- a CDS encoding chemotaxis protein CheA, whose protein sequence is MTGSILDTFFEECEELLEAMDAGLAAIEEGDQDPETVNAVFRAVHSIKGGAGAFGLDDLVAFAHNFETVFDDVRSNKLELDEKLIQLLFRASDHLSDLVTCARDGGEVDQAHHDVLISALGEYIDDEEEELVFEPMGVGAAFDPTPLAPLAEVQEARYDIRFHPLKEMFDTGNEPYFLFQALSDLGALSVRLDDSELPGFEAMEDGESYLSWELTLVTSESRSAIEAVFEFVEGLCELSISSEGEDEDDADALAALNAAFGLAPAEEESAVALPLEKPTPEANETPAPAPASVEAPVEAEAAADMEPDAEHERAAEKTAEAKKETAKSSGPKPTLRVELDRVDRLINAVGELIINHSMLAQQIANLDVTDTRDVETELEGFKNLARDIQEGVMAIRAQPVKPLFQRMARIVREASAATGKTAKLITIGETTEVDKTVIERLADPLTHILRNAVDHGIEKPEVRVAAGKGKIGEIRLTAAHRSGSVCIEVKDDGAGLNRKKIRQIAIDKGLIPENAELNDGEIDNLLFLPGFSTATEISNLSGRGVGMDVVKNAVGALGGRVNISSTPGEGSVFSIILPLTLAVMDGMVVSVAGHTMVVPITAIVETMRGNDDMINNLGADGTLLSIRGSFVPICDVASSLGLRSSSHSEPAGVYLLVETENGDRCALAVDDIHDQRQVVIKSLDGVCGNVPGVSAATILGDGKIAMILDPESIVTASSSAAVFDTERRMNNAIAS, encoded by the coding sequence ATGACTGGTTCAATCTTGGATACATTCTTTGAGGAGTGCGAAGAACTCCTGGAAGCAATGGATGCGGGGCTGGCTGCCATCGAAGAAGGCGATCAGGACCCTGAAACCGTCAACGCGGTATTTCGAGCTGTGCATTCCATCAAGGGCGGCGCGGGTGCGTTTGGCCTGGACGATCTGGTGGCCTTTGCGCACAACTTCGAAACTGTTTTTGACGATGTACGTTCCAACAAACTGGAACTGGACGAAAAGCTGATCCAGCTATTGTTCCGGGCCAGTGATCACCTGTCTGATCTGGTGACCTGTGCACGCGATGGCGGTGAGGTCGATCAGGCGCATCACGATGTGCTGATTTCGGCCCTGGGCGAATATATTGACGACGAAGAAGAAGAGCTGGTCTTTGAACCCATGGGGGTCGGGGCGGCGTTTGACCCAACGCCCCTTGCGCCGCTTGCTGAGGTTCAGGAGGCCCGGTACGACATTCGCTTTCATCCGCTCAAAGAAATGTTCGATACTGGCAACGAGCCCTATTTCCTGTTTCAGGCGCTGTCTGATCTGGGGGCTCTCTCGGTGCGGCTGGACGATAGCGAACTTCCCGGATTTGAGGCGATGGAAGATGGCGAAAGCTATCTATCCTGGGAGCTGACACTGGTGACCAGCGAATCCCGCTCTGCGATCGAAGCGGTCTTTGAATTTGTCGAAGGCCTGTGTGAGCTGTCGATCAGCTCTGAAGGGGAAGACGAAGATGACGCGGATGCCCTGGCGGCCTTGAACGCGGCTTTTGGCCTGGCTCCGGCAGAAGAAGAAAGTGCTGTGGCGCTCCCCTTAGAGAAGCCGACGCCTGAAGCCAACGAGACCCCGGCCCCCGCACCGGCCTCTGTTGAGGCCCCTGTTGAGGCTGAGGCTGCCGCCGATATGGAGCCGGATGCCGAACATGAAAGGGCCGCTGAAAAAACTGCCGAAGCCAAAAAGGAAACCGCAAAATCAAGTGGACCAAAACCAACCCTGCGGGTTGAGCTTGACCGTGTGGACCGCCTGATCAACGCGGTGGGGGAGTTGATCATCAACCACTCCATGCTTGCACAGCAAATTGCCAACCTGGATGTCACGGATACCCGCGATGTCGAGACGGAACTGGAAGGGTTCAAAAACCTGGCCCGTGACATTCAGGAAGGTGTCATGGCGATCCGCGCACAGCCAGTGAAACCACTGTTTCAGCGGATGGCACGTATTGTCCGCGAGGCTTCGGCCGCGACCGGCAAAACGGCAAAACTGATCACCATTGGCGAGACCACCGAGGTCGACAAAACGGTGATCGAACGCCTGGCCGATCCCTTGACGCATATCCTGCGAAATGCTGTTGATCACGGCATCGAAAAACCGGAAGTCAGGGTCGCTGCAGGCAAGGGGAAAATCGGCGAAATCCGGTTGACGGCGGCGCATCGGTCGGGCTCGGTCTGTATCGAGGTCAAGGATGACGGCGCTGGGTTGAACCGCAAAAAAATCCGACAAATCGCCATCGACAAGGGGTTGATCCCGGAAAATGCCGAACTGAACGACGGTGAAATCGACAATCTGCTGTTCCTGCCGGGTTTCTCCACCGCCACTGAAATCTCCAACCTGTCGGGTCGGGGTGTTGGCATGGATGTGGTGAAAAACGCAGTTGGGGCGCTTGGCGGTCGGGTTAATATCTCGTCGACCCCGGGTGAGGGATCGGTGTTCTCGATCATCCTGCCGCTGACGCTGGCCGTTATGGACGGCATGGTGGTATCGGTCGCCGGTCACACCATGGTGGTCCCGATCACCGCCATTGTCGAAACCATGCGCGGCAATGACGACATGATCAATAATCTCGGCGCTGATGGCACCCTGTTGTCCATTCGCGGCAGTTTTGTTCCGATTTGTGATGTTGCCAGCAGTCTTGGACTGCGTAGCAGCTCCCATAGCGAACCGGCTGGTGTCTACCTCCTGGTGGAAACCGAAAACGGCGACCGCTGCGCCCTTGCTGTCGATGACATTCATGATCAGCGCCAGGTGGTGATCAAAAGTCTGGATGGCGTCTGTGGCAATGTCCCCGGCGTTTCCGCCGCAACTATTCTTGGGGATGGCAAGATTGCCATGATCCTTGATCCCGAAAGCATCGTAACGGCGTCGTCCTCGGCAGCCGTCTTTGACACCGAACGGAGGATGAACAATGCAATTGCAAGCTGA
- a CDS encoding CheR family methyltransferase, with translation MSIASSIDPGVGQFSLSDQDFDAIAKFAHKNFGLALSSNKKPLVSSRLSRRLNKLKVQNFNKYLASLDAPGGEGERSELLSLLTTNVTQFFRESHHFDTLRNDVLPPLIEKARSGGRVRLWSAGCSNGQEPYSIAMVLHKLCPEAGRLDIKILGTDIDPVVVRTAQAAQYPADELAQIPAEYRVKGDSGADNKMPEVIRSRVSFGVLNLIEPFPFRGKFDAIFCRNVAIYFDTPTQQKVWAAFQASLNPNGYLFIGHSERMSGPAATQLKTAGITTYINSSAGTLA, from the coding sequence GTGAGTATTGCCAGCTCGATAGATCCCGGAGTGGGTCAATTTTCCCTGTCAGATCAGGATTTTGATGCTATCGCCAAGTTTGCCCACAAGAATTTTGGGCTGGCTCTGTCGAGCAACAAGAAACCTCTGGTATCCTCGCGGTTGTCGCGGCGGTTGAACAAGCTGAAGGTGCAGAACTTCAATAAATACCTGGCCAGCCTGGATGCGCCCGGTGGCGAGGGGGAGCGCAGCGAACTATTGTCGCTGTTGACCACAAACGTGACGCAGTTCTTTCGGGAATCGCATCATTTTGACACCCTGCGCAATGACGTTCTGCCGCCCCTGATCGAAAAAGCACGCAGTGGTGGCCGGGTGCGGTTGTGGTCTGCGGGCTGCTCGAACGGGCAGGAGCCCTATAGCATCGCAATGGTGCTGCATAAGCTCTGCCCCGAGGCCGGCCGGCTGGATATCAAGATCCTTGGAACGGATATTGATCCAGTGGTTGTCCGCACGGCCCAAGCGGCGCAATACCCCGCTGATGAACTGGCGCAGATCCCGGCCGAGTACCGGGTCAAGGGCGACAGTGGCGCCGACAATAAAATGCCAGAAGTGATCCGTTCACGGGTCAGTTTTGGTGTCCTGAACCTGATCGAACCCTTTCCGTTCCGCGGCAAGTTCGATGCCATTTTCTGCCGCAATGTGGCGATCTATTTTGACACCCCAACCCAGCAGAAAGTCTGGGCGGCGTTTCAGGCTTCGCTGAACCCAAATGGCTATCTGTTCATTGGCCATTCGGAACGCATGTCCGGTCCCGCTGCCACGCAATTGAAAACTGCGGGGATTACAACCTACATCAACTCTTCTGCCGGTACTCTTGCCTGA
- a CDS encoding DUF427 domain-containing protein, with the protein MNVQVKPEPDGYSILIEQLHGTVSLRHNGVLLAQSDQAKVMYETRLPPTLYFPPEDVCADLSRRTELQTFCPFKGTATYRDLILPGSSVTNAAWTYQEAQQEAAAISGHIGFMPNAFTEVDLGDNEILTRNDGNISGPVIDWLLLEAAALPTPEQFTAALAEKLRDQGVFLSRMAVMVWSLHPMIAGKNFVWKKDSGEVNTFAPSYEIHDHPAYQNSPLRHVSNGMGGVRHRLSGNHPTDAFPILEDLKKEGATDYVAMPLRFSDGSINVLTLTSDHPTGFSTANLGLIFECSAVIGRYYEVFMQRENAQSLLETYVGKRSGARVLGGEIHRGDGDDIDAAIMFCDLRGSTLLEEKLGRVAYIKVLNQFFETTSTIIHDHGGEVLKFIGDAVLAVFPADGDPEAARAQALKSARVIVAQLADIALEEGGHRSECAIGIAYGGVTYGNVGSQERLDFTVIGQAANIAARLGDYGKSRGHPIVVSQDILAAGSPALSLGAVALHNVSKPVESFAVSVP; encoded by the coding sequence ATGAATGTACAGGTAAAGCCGGAACCGGATGGCTATTCCATCCTGATTGAGCAACTTCACGGTACCGTGAGCCTGCGACACAATGGGGTTCTGCTGGCGCAAAGTGATCAGGCCAAGGTGATGTATGAAACCCGCCTGCCGCCGACCCTTTATTTTCCTCCGGAGGATGTGTGTGCTGATCTGTCCAGGCGGACCGAGCTGCAGACTTTCTGCCCGTTCAAGGGCACCGCGACTTACCGCGATCTGATTCTACCCGGTAGCTCGGTCACAAATGCCGCCTGGACCTATCAAGAGGCCCAGCAGGAGGCTGCGGCCATCAGCGGGCATATTGGCTTTATGCCCAATGCCTTTACCGAGGTGGATCTTGGCGACAACGAAATCCTGACGCGCAATGACGGCAATATCTCGGGGCCGGTGATTGACTGGCTGCTGCTTGAGGCGGCGGCGCTGCCGACACCGGAACAGTTCACCGCGGCCCTGGCTGAAAAGTTACGGGATCAGGGGGTGTTTCTGTCGCGTATGGCGGTGATGGTCTGGTCTTTGCATCCGATGATTGCGGGCAAGAATTTTGTCTGGAAGAAAGACAGCGGCGAGGTCAATACCTTTGCGCCGTCTTACGAGATCCACGATCATCCGGCCTATCAAAACAGCCCGCTGCGACATGTCTCCAATGGGATGGGCGGAGTGCGGCACCGGCTCAGCGGCAACCATCCCACCGATGCCTTCCCGATCCTTGAGGATCTGAAAAAAGAAGGAGCGACAGACTATGTCGCGATGCCACTGCGGTTCTCGGACGGCAGTATCAATGTGCTGACCCTGACCAGCGATCATCCCACCGGCTTTTCCACCGCCAATCTGGGGCTTATTTTTGAGTGTTCGGCGGTGATAGGGCGGTACTATGAGGTCTTTATGCAACGCGAAAATGCCCAGTCGTTGCTGGAAACCTATGTCGGCAAACGATCAGGCGCCCGGGTGCTCGGCGGTGAGATCCACCGGGGGGACGGCGATGACATTGATGCCGCCATCATGTTCTGTGATCTGCGCGGATCAACCCTGCTTGAAGAGAAACTGGGCCGTGTGGCCTATATCAAGGTTCTCAATCAATTTTTTGAGACCACCTCGACGATTATTCATGATCACGGTGGCGAAGTATTGAAATTCATTGGCGATGCGGTGCTGGCGGTGTTTCCCGCTGATGGAGATCCGGAGGCGGCCCGTGCGCAGGCGCTGAAGTCAGCCCGTGTCATTGTGGCCCAGTTGGCTGACATCGCGCTGGAGGAGGGCGGTCATCGCTCTGAATGTGCGATAGGCATCGCATACGGCGGTGTCACCTATGGCAATGTCGGGTCGCAGGAACGGTTGGATTTCACGGTGATTGGTCAGGCGGCCAATATCGCCGCCCGGTTGGGTGACTATGGCAAGTCACGCGGCCATCCCATCGTGGTGAGCCAAGATATTCTTGCGGCGGGATCACCGGCTTTGTCCTTGGGGGCGGTGGCCTTGCACAATGTGTCCAAACCAGTGGAAAGTTTCGCCGTTTCAGTGCCGTAA
- a CDS encoding chemotaxis protein CheW, giving the protein MQLQAEAKHVEHSEFVSFTVAGQAFCLQITQIREIRRWQPVTVLPHAPADVLGVMNLRGAVIPIYDLSARFGLEQTAASERNVVIVVSVNDKPVGLLAEAVSEIISIDPDDIQETPQVDSRNTMDFIQGIISQNDEMVRIINLNAVISSREQVTQ; this is encoded by the coding sequence ATGCAATTGCAAGCTGAAGCCAAACACGTTGAGCACAGCGAATTCGTCAGTTTCACTGTTGCAGGTCAGGCCTTCTGCCTGCAGATAACCCAGATCCGCGAGATCCGCCGCTGGCAGCCTGTCACGGTGCTGCCACATGCCCCTGCGGATGTGCTGGGGGTGATGAACCTGCGCGGCGCAGTGATCCCGATTTATGATCTGTCTGCCCGGTTCGGGCTGGAACAGACCGCCGCCAGCGAGCGCAATGTGGTGATCGTGGTCTCGGTCAATGACAAGCCCGTGGGGCTGTTGGCTGAAGCGGTGTCCGAGATCATCTCGATCGATCCGGATGACATTCAGGAGACACCGCAGGTGGACAGTCGCAATACCATGGACTTTATTCAGGGGATCATTTCCCAGAATGATGAAATGGTGCGGATCATCAATCTGAATGCTGTGATTTCATCGCGGGAGCAGGTGACACAGTGA
- a CDS encoding chemotaxis protein CheD yields the protein MSSVFANTSSVTVLQGEYRVSNSPSVMFTTVLGSCISACLYDAESGIGGMNHFLLPSTNADNGKNARYGVHAMELLINGVLKKGAIRSRLRAKVFGGAKMSVNLSDIGLSNADFVQRFLRDEGISCVSSSIGGTSARRVRFHPVTGNAQQTRVANDRRLGEQERAAAKPAPTKEDVGAVMLF from the coding sequence TTGAGCTCTGTATTTGCAAACACGTCTTCGGTTACAGTCCTGCAGGGTGAATATCGTGTATCCAATAGTCCGTCGGTGATGTTCACCACGGTTCTGGGATCCTGTATTTCCGCCTGTCTGTACGACGCGGAAAGTGGCATTGGCGGCATGAATCATTTTCTGCTGCCCAGTACCAATGCCGACAATGGCAAGAACGCCCGCTATGGGGTCCATGCGATGGAATTGCTTATCAACGGGGTGCTGAAAAAGGGGGCCATCCGAAGCCGGTTAAGGGCCAAGGTGTTTGGCGGCGCCAAAATGTCTGTCAACCTGTCTGACATTGGTCTCTCAAACGCCGATTTTGTGCAGCGTTTTCTGCGTGACGAAGGGATCTCTTGCGTGTCGTCCAGTATTGGCGGCACCTCGGCACGGCGGGTCCGGTTTCATCCGGTGACGGGCAATGCCCAGCAGACGCGGGTTGCCAATGACCGCCGTCTTGGCGAACAGGAACGTGCAGCAGCAAAACCAGCCCCGACCAAAGAAGACGTCGGCGCAGTTATGCTGTTCTGA